A single genomic interval of Helianthus annuus cultivar XRQ/B chromosome 13, HanXRQr2.0-SUNRISE, whole genome shotgun sequence harbors:
- the LOC110902106 gene encoding uncharacterized protein LOC110902106, which yields MASNLHPAVTVLNFKQLFPVTLDIETDHYTTWSELFKIQCKAYQVFDHLQPKPATSSFDKDKGMAQTESWEWLDSIVLQWIYGTISTDLLHAILKPNTTACDAWMALANLFQDNKATPIIDLNNKFAHTRLDQFSSMSAYCQAMKVIFDQLTNVV from the coding sequence ATGGCTTCTAACCTACACCCTGCAGTCACAGTCTTGAACTTCAAACAACTGTTTCCTGTCACCCTAGACATCGAAACCGACCACTACACAACATGGTCGGAGCTCTTCAAAATACAGTGCAAGGCTTATCAAGTTTTTGATCACCTTCAGCCGAAACCCGCAACCTCTTCTTTCGACAAAGACAAAGGCATGGCACAAACTGAGTCTTGGGAGTGGCTCGATTCTATAGTTCTACAGTGGATCTATGGTACCATCTCTACTGATTTGCTCCACGCTATTCTCAAACCTAACACTACGGCTTGTGATGCTTGGATGGCACTTGCCAATCTTTTTCAAGATAATAAAGCTACCCCTATCATTGATCTAAACAACAAGTTTGCTCATACCCGCCTTGACCAGTTTTCTTCAATGTCAGCCTATTGCCAAGCCATGAAGGTCATCTTCGACCAATTAACGAACGTTGTGTGA